Within Planctomycetaceae bacterium, the genomic segment TCGAATTCCATCAGATCATCTTCCGTTACCAGTTCCTGATTCTGTTCCTTCAGCACTCGCAGGGCTTCGTCGATGTTGTCGACGTACACCGCAACGGCTCCGCGGCCTCCGCGACGGTACAGCAGCGGATAGACGTATTGCACGTTCAGCTCGGCCGACATCAGGCTGCTGCAGACGCTGGTATGCGGCTGTGCGGCGTCGGGCAGCATGACACCGATCACGTCGGTTTCGAACGTCGTCAGACCGGACAGATTCAGCAGCTCGCGAGTCCGTTCGTAGTGCGTCGTGATGACGCGTGCGATCGCGCAGTCGGCGGAATCCAGAATGCTGAGTCCGACGATTTTCAGGTCTTCCCGTTCAATCCGGCGCAGCGTGTTCTGCAGCGAGCCGACTTTGTTTTCCATGAAGATGCCGAACTGCCGCAGACACGGCCAGTCGCGCCCGCGGGACGTCATGGGACTGACGGTGGACTCATCTCCGAACCCGGCACTCATTGTTGTTGACTCCCTGTTAGCTGGGTACTTGTGTCTGACTGCGAACGGACCAACCGGCGGTCCCGGCGTCTATGCGGACTTGCGGAACGTGTCGCGTCCGTCAATGATCGACCCTGCGTCAAATCGTCTGCCGAAGTAGTTCTCAATCGCACCGGGGTCGTTGAGCACCGTTTCGGCACTTCCGGAAACCAGCACCTGCCCCGCGCAAATAATGTAGCTGCGATCAGTGATGGTCAGCGTTTCGCGTTCACGATGGTCCGTCAGCAGGATGGCGATCCCCTGATCGCGAAGTCCGTGAATGATGTCCTGAATACTGTGAATCGTCACCGGATCGATGCCGGTGAAGGGTTCGTCCAGAAGAATAATCTGAGGATCACTGGCCAGCGCCCGGGCGATTTCCAGCCGACGACGCTCTCCGCCGGACAGCGACCCGGATCGCTGCGTGCGCTTGTCGCTCAGGCCAAACTCCGACAGCAGCCTGTCAATCTTCGCTGCCGCCGCTTTGCGGCTTAGCCCGCGGAATTCCAGAATTGACAGGATATTCTGTTCGACGGAAAGCCTGGAGAAAATGCTGGCGTCCTGCGGCAGGTAACCCAGGCCGTGCTGAGCCCGCATATACATGGGCCAGCGGGTCACGTCTTTGTCGTGCAGCAGGACTTTGCCCTTCGTCGGCGAGATCAACCCGCACGCCATGCGAAATGTGGTGCTCTTTCCCGCGCCGTTCGGTCCCAGCAGACCCACAATTTCGCCCGGTTCGACGACGAAGTCGACACCGTCCACCGCCCGTTTTCCGGGGTAGTCCTTGACGAGTCCTTCGCACTGCAGCAGAGCCATCTGAGATTCCTTCTCGCGTTCGTTCGCCGGCCGGCAGAGGCGTTATCGGATCTTCTTCATGCGACCAAAGTTCGGATAGAACGGAAACCGCACCGAAGGATAGTCTTTCATGCGAACAATTCTGACCTTTTCATTCGAGAACCGCTGGGTGTTCTTTTCCTTATGGTGCAGCACGGCAAAACCCTTGCCGTCATTCAGAAACGGGATGCCGTGCGGCCAGAAAATAAACAGGGCACGTCCGATCAGGTCCTGCTCCCGGACCGCATATCGATGGCTGAAGACTCCCGCCATTGGCCGGGAATTCAAATCAAACAGACGGCTGTCCTTGCTCTTCGGGGAGTTGTCGCCAAACATCAGGTACTCGCCTTCGTCCAGCCGGAACTCCATGAACCGGCTGTACCTTTCCTGCTGAATTCCGGAGGTCTCCAGGTAGTTTTCAGACCACTTCGACGGGTCAGCCAGACTGTTTCGCAGTGCCCCTTCGTCGCGGACTTCAGAAATGTGCTGCAGGAATCGCGGATCGTCTACGACCGGGACTTCATCAGCGGTCGCAAACGGATAGGTCTCATTGCGATAGTAGATATCCCGCTGAAGCAGCAATCGGGAGACTTCCAGTTCAGCACTGCGGGCTGCGATACCGCACGGAGCCAGGTCTTCCAGCGTCGCAATGGGTGCTCCCGCGTGAGCGTCTTCGTACGTCGTCGGCGCGTCGAATTCCACCAGTTCGTCGTCGATCCATAACAGCACGCGGTCGTCGACATTGGCAAACCGGACGTCCCATTTGCCGGTGCCTTTGACGGGAGTGGATGCTGACGCCATCAGATTCGGCTCATCGGAGCGGCGATTCGCGAGCCCGATATTCAGCAGCCGAACCTCACCGGAGGTCAGATTGAACTCGCAGCGGAACCGTCGCGGCCCTTCGACAAGTTCCAGCATGACCGCTCCGTTCGTTTCAGCCGCTGCGACATCGATGGTCGCACACAGGGTCAGATCACCGACCCAGTAGACGTCTTCGCTGTAGTTCCTGTTGGCGCCCCGGAGTTTCCCGTCGGAGTCACCGGTTCTGGCTGTGTTGAAGCCACAGAAATCCGTGACCAGCGTCGCGGCGGCAGCGTTGCGAAGTTCGCGACCATTTTCGACATCGTCCCAATCGTACGGCGCAGGAACCACGTGCCGGTATCGCAGCCACTGCCAGTCGGTGGAGCTGTCGGCCGAATAAGTGCGGGCTTCGCGATCCGCCGTCCATGCGTTTTCAGATTCCGGCCAGCCGCCGAACTGCCGGGCCGATTCGGAATACTGCGCCGGAACCCAGCGTTCCGGGAATCCCGCTGCCAGCATCTCCCGCGGCGGGTAGTGATCGTCATACACCAGCAGCTGAATGTCCTTCTGCACAGCCGGATCCTGCTTTCGCTGAATCTGCCAGCGAGCCGTGTCGTCGTCGTTGGGCCGAGACCAGATATTGCCGGCCAGAATGCGAATTGTCTCACCCGGCAATCCGACAAGACGCTTGATGTAGTTGATATGCCCCTCTTCCGGGTTCTTAAACACGACCACATCAAATCGGCGGTATTCGGAAACCTGCTTATTCACCAGAATCCGGTCGCCGTTATAGGCCGGCGCGTGCTCAATCTCGATGCGGTAGCGACAGTTTGGGCAAACAGCACCGAGAATTCGCTGGTCGGTGACTAAAACGCCGTCGCTCTGGTCAAGCTCACTGGATGCGCCGACGGTGAAGTCGTAGCCACAGCCGTCACAATGCGCGTCCTTGTGACGGCCCAGCAGCGTCGGCGCCATCGAGCCGGTCGGGATGACGTAGATTTCGGCCTGAAACGTCTTGAACAGAAACGCCAGCACAAAGGCAATCGCGATTGATTCCATCGTTTCGCGCAGGCTGTCAGGCTGAGGCTTCTTATGGGCGTTTTCGACGGCAGTCGTCGCTCGGGCGTCTGCTTTCTCGGATTTCTTTGTGTCAGCCATTCAATCCGGCCTTCAACCAGGGAGCCATCAGTCAATCGATCCGATCAGGGCAGGAATGTCGTGGCATCTTCACCGCTGATTTTCGGGAGTCGCAGCCGGGAATTCGCGCCGTCCCGACAGGTCGGACCACGTCGTTTCCGCTGCTTTCAAGAGCCACGTTGCCCGCTTCAATCCGTTTAGCGAATGTAACGCATTCGGCTGAAATCGGGTATCCGGATTGGAAGCTCGCGGCCTCCAACCCTGATTCGCCCCGGTGTCGACGGCAGATGTACGACGAACGGTTTTCCCACCAAAAGCCGGTGAGGCACGCAGGGATCGTCCCAGCTTCGACTGTCGAATGAGACCGGGCTGTTGTCTCCGTGAACAAAATAACAGTTTTCCGGAACCGTGAAATCCGATTCCACAGCGTGTTTCCGCCGTCCGGGCGTGTAGTAGACATCGCGAAAGAGCTGCAAATTCTCTATCCGGACGGCTCCCGA encodes:
- a CDS encoding acetolactate synthase is translated as MSAGFGDESTVSPMTSRGRDWPCLRQFGIFMENKVGSLQNTLRRIEREDLKIVGLSILDSADCAIARVITTHYERTRELLNLSGLTTFETDVIGVMLPDAAQPHTSVCSSLMSAELNVQYVYPLLYRRGGRGAVAVYVDNIDEALRVLKEQNQELVTEDDLMEFDDMFG
- the lptB gene encoding LPS export ABC transporter ATP-binding protein; protein product: MALLQCEGLVKDYPGKRAVDGVDFVVEPGEIVGLLGPNGAGKSTTFRMACGLISPTKGKVLLHDKDVTRWPMYMRAQHGLGYLPQDASIFSRLSVEQNILSILEFRGLSRKAAAAKIDRLLSEFGLSDKRTQRSGSLSGGERRRLEIARALASDPQIILLDEPFTGIDPVTIHSIQDIIHGLRDQGIAILLTDHRERETLTITDRSYIICAGQVLVSGSAETVLNDPGAIENYFGRRFDAGSIIDGRDTFRKSA
- a CDS encoding S26 family signal peptidase, whose translation is MADTKKSEKADARATTAVENAHKKPQPDSLRETMESIAIAFVLAFLFKTFQAEIYVIPTGSMAPTLLGRHKDAHCDGCGYDFTVGASSELDQSDGVLVTDQRILGAVCPNCRYRIEIEHAPAYNGDRILVNKQVSEYRRFDVVVFKNPEEGHINYIKRLVGLPGETIRILAGNIWSRPNDDDTARWQIQRKQDPAVQKDIQLLVYDDHYPPREMLAAGFPERWVPAQYSESARQFGGWPESENAWTADREARTYSADSSTDWQWLRYRHVVPAPYDWDDVENGRELRNAAAATLVTDFCGFNTARTGDSDGKLRGANRNYSEDVYWVGDLTLCATIDVAAAETNGAVMLELVEGPRRFRCEFNLTSGEVRLLNIGLANRRSDEPNLMASASTPVKGTGKWDVRFANVDDRVLLWIDDELVEFDAPTTYEDAHAGAPIATLEDLAPCGIAARSAELEVSRLLLQRDIYYRNETYPFATADEVPVVDDPRFLQHISEVRDEGALRNSLADPSKWSENYLETSGIQQERYSRFMEFRLDEGEYLMFGDNSPKSKDSRLFDLNSRPMAGVFSHRYAVREQDLIGRALFIFWPHGIPFLNDGKGFAVLHHKEKNTQRFSNEKVRIVRMKDYPSVRFPFYPNFGRMKKIR